A single genomic interval of Saccharospirillum mangrovi harbors:
- a CDS encoding multidrug effflux MFS transporter, whose product MNTDLFKTALILGLMGALGPFAIDMYLPAMPTISADLAASTSATQGTLMSFFVAFGLSQLFYGPASDVFGRKPPLYFGLGLFAVASIGCALAPSIEWLIALRFFQGVGAAAVMSIPRAVIRDRYTGAAATRLMSTVMLVISVAPMLAPMIGSAVIIPFGWRAVFVACALVTIVSVSAAVFGLPETLAPADRAPFKFRNMLRAFKTLFADPGFMGLTLIGGMGMASFFSFISIASFLYTDYYGLNPFQFSLFFAVNALGFFASSQVAANLGNRFGSIAVVKWAVAGYGTSAGLLLLFVLLGWDAFPLLVAMLALTFAFLGLVIPTSMVLALEEHGPIAGTAASLGGTLQMVLGAVAIAILSSLFNGTPITLVAGIATCAGIAVLLSVLTLKSVTPVPA is encoded by the coding sequence GTGAACACCGACCTATTCAAAACAGCTCTGATTTTGGGGTTGATGGGCGCTCTTGGCCCATTTGCCATCGACATGTACCTACCGGCGATGCCAACCATCTCCGCCGATTTGGCCGCTTCAACCTCGGCCACCCAAGGCACGCTGATGTCGTTCTTCGTCGCCTTCGGTTTATCGCAATTGTTCTACGGCCCGGCATCGGATGTGTTCGGCCGCAAGCCGCCGTTGTATTTCGGCCTCGGCTTGTTCGCCGTTGCGTCCATCGGCTGCGCTTTGGCACCGAGCATCGAATGGCTGATCGCCTTGCGCTTCTTCCAGGGCGTGGGCGCGGCCGCCGTGATGTCGATTCCGCGCGCCGTAATTCGTGACCGCTACACCGGCGCAGCCGCAACGCGCTTAATGTCGACCGTCATGTTGGTGATTTCCGTCGCCCCGATGCTGGCACCGATGATCGGCAGCGCCGTCATCATCCCGTTCGGCTGGCGCGCGGTGTTTGTCGCTTGCGCCCTGGTGACCATCGTCAGCGTCAGCGCCGCCGTATTCGGCTTGCCGGAAACGCTGGCACCGGCCGACCGCGCGCCATTCAAATTCCGCAACATGCTGCGCGCGTTCAAAACCCTGTTCGCCGACCCCGGCTTTATGGGCCTGACGCTGATCGGCGGCATGGGCATGGCGAGTTTCTTCTCGTTCATCTCCATCGCCTCCTTCCTGTACACCGACTACTACGGCCTGAACCCCTTCCAGTTCAGCCTGTTCTTCGCGGTGAACGCATTGGGCTTTTTCGCCTCCAGCCAGGTCGCCGCCAACCTGGGCAACCGCTTCGGCTCCATCGCCGTAGTGAAATGGGCCGTCGCCGGCTACGGCACCTCGGCCGGCTTGCTGCTGTTGTTCGTACTGCTCGGTTGGGACGCCTTCCCGTTACTGGTCGCCATGCTGGCCCTCACCTTCGCCTTCCTCGGCCTGGTGATTCCAACCTCCATGGTGCTGGCACTGGAAGAACACGGCCCGATTGCCGGGACCGCTGCGTCTTTGGGCGGCACCTTGCAAATGGTGCTGGGCGCCGTCGCCATCGCCATCCTCAGCTCGCTGTTTAATGGCACGCCGATTACTTTGGTGGCAGGTATCGCAACCTGCGCCGGTATAGCGGTGTTGTTGTCGGTGCTGACGTTGAAGTCGGTTACGCCTGTGCCTGCTTGA